In one window of Hymenobacter nivis DNA:
- a CDS encoding M42 family metallopeptidase — protein MRPESFDFLQKYLNNPSPTGFEKEGQKLWLEYIKPYTDSYFVDTYGTVVGVVNPEAKYKVVIEAHADEISYFVNYITKEGYLYLRRNGGSDPLVAPSKRVNIFGTKGIVKAVFGWPAIHVRKADQDKAPTIETVFLDCGAASADEVEELGIHVGSVVTFEDELMVLNDKFYVGRALDNRMGGFMIAEVARLLKENGKTLPFGLYIVNAVQEEIGLRGAEMVAHRINPDVAIVTDVTHDSQSPMYDKKTAGDISCGKGPVITYGPAVQNNLRDLIIDTAKEQDIAFQRAAATRSTGTDTDAFAYSGMGVASALISLPLKYMHTTVETVHKDDVEAVIQLIYETLLRIEDGHDFRYFV, from the coding sequence ATGCGCCCCGAATCGTTCGATTTTCTCCAGAAATACCTTAATAACCCCTCCCCCACCGGCTTCGAAAAAGAAGGCCAAAAACTGTGGCTGGAGTACATTAAGCCCTACACCGACAGCTACTTCGTTGATACGTACGGCACGGTGGTGGGCGTCGTCAACCCCGAGGCGAAGTACAAGGTCGTTATTGAGGCCCACGCCGACGAAATCTCTTATTTCGTCAACTACATCACCAAGGAAGGCTACTTGTACCTGCGCCGCAACGGCGGCTCCGATCCGTTAGTGGCCCCCAGCAAGCGCGTCAACATCTTCGGTACCAAGGGCATTGTGAAGGCCGTGTTTGGCTGGCCGGCCATTCACGTGCGCAAAGCCGACCAGGACAAGGCCCCCACCATCGAAACAGTGTTCCTGGACTGCGGGGCGGCCAGCGCCGACGAAGTGGAGGAACTGGGCATCCACGTGGGCTCGGTCGTCACGTTCGAGGACGAGCTTATGGTGCTGAACGACAAGTTTTACGTAGGCCGGGCCCTCGACAACCGCATGGGCGGCTTCATGATTGCCGAAGTGGCCCGCTTGCTGAAGGAAAACGGCAAAACGCTGCCCTTCGGCCTGTACATCGTAAACGCTGTGCAGGAGGAAATTGGCCTGCGCGGGGCCGAAATGGTAGCCCACCGCATCAACCCCGACGTGGCCATCGTGACGGACGTGACCCACGACAGCCAGTCGCCGATGTACGACAAAAAGACGGCCGGCGACATTTCCTGCGGCAAGGGCCCCGTCATCACCTACGGCCCTGCCGTGCAGAACAACCTGCGCGACCTCATCATCGATACGGCTAAAGAGCAAGACATTGCCTTCCAACGCGCCGCCGCCACCCGCTCGACCGGCACCGATACCGACGCGTTTGCCTACTCGGGCATGGGCGTGGCTTCGGCCCTCATCTCACTACCCCTTAAGTACATGCACACCACCGTTGAAACGGTGCATAAGGACGATGTGGAAGCGGTTATCCAATTAATCTACGAAACCTTGCTGCGAATTGAGGACGGCCACGATTTCCGGTATTTCGTCTAA
- a CDS encoding acyl-CoA carboxylase subunit beta, protein MPDPHVHDALSKTDLLARKNEEALLGGGQARIDSQHKKGKLTARERLDLLLDEGSFEEIGKFVMHRARDFGLDKEHYLGDGVVTGYGTVHGRLVYVFSQDFTVFGGSLSETHAEKIVKIMDLALKNGAPVIGLNDSGGARIQEGVVSLGGYADIFYKNTLASGVVPQLSAIMGPCAGGAVYSPAITDFILMVEDTSYMFVTGPNVVKTVTHENVTSEELGGASTHSTKSGVTHFTAANEVVCIQQLKQLLSYMPQNCEETAPAQPYAAQGDESRPVLDTIIPDNANQPYDIREVIEGLVDGDSFMEVHKNFAENIVVGFARLAGRSLGIVGNQPAVLAGVLDINASTKAARFVRFCDSFNIPLLVLEDVPGFLPGTDQEWRGIITNGAKLLYAFCEATVPRITVITRKAYGGAYDVMNSKHIGADLNFAWPTAEIAVMGAKGAAEIIFKREIAAADDPAAKLQEKVTDYQEKFATPYRAAHRGFVDEVILPSQTRQKLIRAFKMLENKVDTLPRKKHGNIPL, encoded by the coding sequence ATGCCCGACCCGCACGTTCACGACGCCCTTTCCAAAACCGATTTACTAGCCCGCAAGAACGAGGAAGCTTTGCTCGGCGGTGGCCAGGCCCGCATCGACTCGCAGCACAAAAAAGGCAAGCTCACGGCCCGCGAGCGGCTGGATTTACTGCTCGACGAGGGCTCGTTTGAAGAAATTGGCAAATTTGTAATGCACCGCGCCCGCGATTTCGGCCTTGATAAAGAGCACTACCTGGGCGATGGCGTGGTGACGGGCTACGGCACGGTGCATGGCCGGCTGGTATATGTTTTCTCGCAGGATTTCACGGTATTCGGCGGCTCGCTGAGCGAAACCCACGCCGAGAAAATCGTGAAGATCATGGACCTGGCTCTGAAGAATGGGGCCCCCGTGATTGGCCTGAACGACTCGGGCGGGGCCCGCATCCAGGAAGGCGTGGTGAGCCTGGGTGGCTACGCCGACATTTTCTATAAGAACACGCTGGCCAGCGGCGTGGTGCCGCAGCTCTCGGCCATCATGGGGCCCTGCGCGGGCGGCGCGGTGTACTCGCCGGCCATTACCGATTTTATCTTGATGGTGGAAGACACGAGCTACATGTTCGTGACGGGCCCCAACGTGGTGAAAACCGTAACCCACGAGAACGTGACCAGCGAAGAGCTGGGCGGCGCCAGCACCCACAGCACCAAGAGCGGCGTCACGCACTTCACGGCCGCCAACGAGGTCGTGTGTATCCAGCAACTCAAGCAGCTGCTGAGCTACATGCCCCAAAACTGCGAGGAAACGGCCCCCGCCCAACCCTACGCGGCCCAGGGCGACGAAAGCCGCCCGGTGCTGGATACCATCATTCCGGACAATGCCAACCAGCCCTATGATATCCGCGAAGTAATTGAGGGTCTGGTGGATGGCGACTCGTTCATGGAAGTGCACAAGAACTTTGCCGAGAACATCGTGGTGGGCTTTGCGCGGCTAGCGGGCCGTAGCCTCGGCATTGTGGGCAACCAGCCGGCGGTGCTGGCCGGCGTGCTCGACATCAACGCCAGCACCAAGGCCGCGCGCTTCGTGCGGTTCTGCGACTCGTTCAACATCCCGCTGCTGGTGCTGGAGGACGTGCCCGGCTTCCTACCTGGCACCGACCAGGAGTGGCGCGGCATCATCACCAACGGGGCTAAGCTGCTCTACGCCTTCTGCGAGGCCACCGTGCCGCGCATCACCGTTATCACCCGCAAGGCCTACGGCGGGGCCTACGACGTGATGAATTCCAAGCACATCGGGGCCGACCTGAACTTTGCCTGGCCCACCGCCGAAATCGCCGTGATGGGCGCCAAAGGCGCGGCCGAAATTATTTTCAAGCGCGAAATAGCCGCCGCCGACGACCCCGCCGCCAAGCTTCAGGAGAAAGTAACCGATTACCAGGAAAAATTTGCCACGCCCTACCGCGCCGCCCACCGCGGCTTTGTAGATGAAGTAATCCTGCCCTCGCAAACTCGCCAGAAGCTCATCCGCGCCTTTAAAATGTTGGAGAACAAAGTGGATACCCTACCACGCAAGAAGCACGGAAACATTCCTTTGTAG